A genome region from Engraulis encrasicolus isolate BLACKSEA-1 chromosome 6, IST_EnEncr_1.0, whole genome shotgun sequence includes the following:
- the LOC134451291 gene encoding basic immunoglobulin-like variable motif-containing protein isoform X2 → MTVPVPHTDRPRQHNSLLNLPSSPGRSMPNTAESQGENIADTSVQAAAAPPASRGASRDDGVGGHSFLSPFTREALRARRASSAELQLPWTCPVTHSREKFYTVCSDYALLNQAPAVYRPPGTHTPTDAPFTKHDDDTSFVKSSNINLSQGQAVDASSSCGPIDGDFDMEVVSFGNTKPVLAWEIDTTDFDAVLTRKTRTSNTKKLSSKKMKSADRSSKNLPDIPPHASLEEIKQRKVMDLRRWYCISRPQYKTSCGISSLVSIWNFLYSTLGAGSLPPISQEEALHILGFQPPFEEIKFGPFTGNATLMRWFRQINDNFRVRGCSYILYKPHGKHKTAGETAEGALQKLTAGLKDEGMAYIYHCQNHYFCPVGFEATPLKAAKAYRGALPQNEMEYWILIGEPSRKHPAIHCKKWTDIVTDLNTQNPEYLDIRHTERGIQYRKTKKVGGNLHCIMAFQRVNWQKLGPWALNLENLRYDLHQHQHQGPEQRGQGGTGEPSDEKCSAGGRQQQARLGRSNSTGNQKSEASWKRLSNTAEYRQRSSPDSDLEEDID, encoded by the exons ATGACCGTCCCTGTCCCACATACAGACCGACCCAGGCAGCACAATTCTCTCCTCAACCTCCCGAGTTCCCCGGGCCGTTCAATGCCTAACACTGCAGAAAGCCAAGGAGAGAACATAGCTGACACTAGCGTTCAGGCGGCCGCCGCACCACCCGCCAGCCGAGGGGCCAGCCGGGATGACGGCGTCGGTGGGCACAGCTTCCTGAGCCCCTTCACCCGCGAGGCGCTGCGGGCACGCCGAGCCTCCAGTGCCGAGCTGCAGCTGCCCTGGACCTGCCCCGTCACCCACTCCAGGGAGAAGTTCTACACGGTCTGCTCTGACTATGCCCTGCTCAACCAGGCCCCCGCAGTCTACCGGCCTCCCGGTACTCACACACCCACCGACGCACCGTTCACCAAGCACGATGACGACACAAGCTTTGTGAAATCAAGCAACATAAACCTTTCTCAGGGCCAGGCCGTCGATGCTTCCAGCAGCTGCGGCCCCATAGATGGCGACTTTGACATGGAAGTGGTGTCGTTTGGCAACACGAAGCCTGTCCTTGCCTGGGAGATTGACACCACCGACTTTGATGCCGTTTTGACGCGAAAAACGAGGACAA GCAATACAAAAAAATTAAGCTCTAAAAAGATGAAGTCTGCTGACAGATCCAGTAAGAATCTTCCAGACATCCCACCCCATGCCTCTCTGGAAGAGATCAAACAGAGGAAAGTGATGGACCTGCGGAGATG GTACTGCATAAGTCGACCACAATACAAGACGTCATGTGGGATCTCTTCATTAGTTTCTATCTGGAACTTCTTGTACAGTACACTGGGAGCCGGAAG CCTTCCCCCCATCTCACAGGAAGAGGCGTTGCATATTCTGGGCTTCCAGCCACCGTTTGAGGAGATCAAATTCGGCCCATTCACTGGCAATGCAACTCTTATGCG ATGGTTCAGACAAATCAATGATAATTTCCGCGTGCGAGGATGCTCTTACATCTTGTACAAGCCTCACGGGAAACACAAAACAGCTGGAGAGACAG CGGAGGGAGCTCTACAGAAGCTGACCGCAGGACTGAAGGACGAAGGCATGGCCTATATTTATCACTGTCAGAACCATTACTTTTGTCCTGTGGGCTTTGAGGCCACTCCATTAAAAGCAGCCAAGGCCTACAG gggGGCTCTGCCTCAAAATGAGATGGAGTACTGGATTCTCATTGGTGAACCAAGCAGGAAGCATCCTGCTATTCACTGCAAAAA GTGGACAGATATCGTGACAGATCTGAACACACAGAATCCTGAATACCTTGATATTcgtcacacagagagaggaatCCAGTACAGGAAAACAAAAAAG GTTGGTGGGAACCTGCACTGCATCATGGCGTTCCAACGGGTCAACTGGCAGAAGCTGGGGCCCTGGGCTCTGAACCTGGAGAACCTACGCTAcgacctccaccaacaccaacaccaagggCCAGAGCAGCGGGGCCAAGGCGGCACAGGGGAGCCATCCGATGAGAAGTGCTCGGCAGGGGGGAGACAACAGCAGGCGCGACTGGGACGCTCCAACAGCACAGGGAACCAGAAATCAGAAGCGTCCTGGAAACGGCTATCCAACACGGCCGAGTACAGGCAGAGGAGCTCCCCCGACAGCGACCTGGAGGAGGACATTGACTGA
- the LOC134451291 gene encoding basic immunoglobulin-like variable motif-containing protein isoform X1, whose translation MGMWTDAGRDGDADGDLVLNAVQGFIIVYMVFQKDRPRQHNSLLNLPSSPGRSMPNTAESQGENIADTSVQAAAAPPASRGASRDDGVGGHSFLSPFTREALRARRASSAELQLPWTCPVTHSREKFYTVCSDYALLNQAPAVYRPPGTHTPTDAPFTKHDDDTSFVKSSNINLSQGQAVDASSSCGPIDGDFDMEVVSFGNTKPVLAWEIDTTDFDAVLTRKTRTSNTKKLSSKKMKSADRSSKNLPDIPPHASLEEIKQRKVMDLRRWYCISRPQYKTSCGISSLVSIWNFLYSTLGAGSLPPISQEEALHILGFQPPFEEIKFGPFTGNATLMRWFRQINDNFRVRGCSYILYKPHGKHKTAGETAEGALQKLTAGLKDEGMAYIYHCQNHYFCPVGFEATPLKAAKAYRGALPQNEMEYWILIGEPSRKHPAIHCKKWTDIVTDLNTQNPEYLDIRHTERGIQYRKTKKVGGNLHCIMAFQRVNWQKLGPWALNLENLRYDLHQHQHQGPEQRGQGGTGEPSDEKCSAGGRQQQARLGRSNSTGNQKSEASWKRLSNTAEYRQRSSPDSDLEEDID comes from the exons ATGGGGATGTGGACAGACGCTGGCCGTGATGGTGATGCTGATGGTGATCTTGTTTTGAACGCAGTTCAGGGTTTTATTATCGTCTACATGGTATTTCAGAAAG ACCGACCCAGGCAGCACAATTCTCTCCTCAACCTCCCGAGTTCCCCGGGCCGTTCAATGCCTAACACTGCAGAAAGCCAAGGAGAGAACATAGCTGACACTAGCGTTCAGGCGGCCGCCGCACCACCCGCCAGCCGAGGGGCCAGCCGGGATGACGGCGTCGGTGGGCACAGCTTCCTGAGCCCCTTCACCCGCGAGGCGCTGCGGGCACGCCGAGCCTCCAGTGCCGAGCTGCAGCTGCCCTGGACCTGCCCCGTCACCCACTCCAGGGAGAAGTTCTACACGGTCTGCTCTGACTATGCCCTGCTCAACCAGGCCCCCGCAGTCTACCGGCCTCCCGGTACTCACACACCCACCGACGCACCGTTCACCAAGCACGATGACGACACAAGCTTTGTGAAATCAAGCAACATAAACCTTTCTCAGGGCCAGGCCGTCGATGCTTCCAGCAGCTGCGGCCCCATAGATGGCGACTTTGACATGGAAGTGGTGTCGTTTGGCAACACGAAGCCTGTCCTTGCCTGGGAGATTGACACCACCGACTTTGATGCCGTTTTGACGCGAAAAACGAGGACAA GCAATACAAAAAAATTAAGCTCTAAAAAGATGAAGTCTGCTGACAGATCCAGTAAGAATCTTCCAGACATCCCACCCCATGCCTCTCTGGAAGAGATCAAACAGAGGAAAGTGATGGACCTGCGGAGATG GTACTGCATAAGTCGACCACAATACAAGACGTCATGTGGGATCTCTTCATTAGTTTCTATCTGGAACTTCTTGTACAGTACACTGGGAGCCGGAAG CCTTCCCCCCATCTCACAGGAAGAGGCGTTGCATATTCTGGGCTTCCAGCCACCGTTTGAGGAGATCAAATTCGGCCCATTCACTGGCAATGCAACTCTTATGCG ATGGTTCAGACAAATCAATGATAATTTCCGCGTGCGAGGATGCTCTTACATCTTGTACAAGCCTCACGGGAAACACAAAACAGCTGGAGAGACAG CGGAGGGAGCTCTACAGAAGCTGACCGCAGGACTGAAGGACGAAGGCATGGCCTATATTTATCACTGTCAGAACCATTACTTTTGTCCTGTGGGCTTTGAGGCCACTCCATTAAAAGCAGCCAAGGCCTACAG gggGGCTCTGCCTCAAAATGAGATGGAGTACTGGATTCTCATTGGTGAACCAAGCAGGAAGCATCCTGCTATTCACTGCAAAAA GTGGACAGATATCGTGACAGATCTGAACACACAGAATCCTGAATACCTTGATATTcgtcacacagagagaggaatCCAGTACAGGAAAACAAAAAAG GTTGGTGGGAACCTGCACTGCATCATGGCGTTCCAACGGGTCAACTGGCAGAAGCTGGGGCCCTGGGCTCTGAACCTGGAGAACCTACGCTAcgacctccaccaacaccaacaccaagggCCAGAGCAGCGGGGCCAAGGCGGCACAGGGGAGCCATCCGATGAGAAGTGCTCGGCAGGGGGGAGACAACAGCAGGCGCGACTGGGACGCTCCAACAGCACAGGGAACCAGAAATCAGAAGCGTCCTGGAAACGGCTATCCAACACGGCCGAGTACAGGCAGAGGAGCTCCCCCGACAGCGACCTGGAGGAGGACATTGACTGA
- the zgc:172121 gene encoding homocysteine S-methyltransferase YbgG, with protein MTEKSHEKVVILDGGLSTELEAAGMKIQGDPLWSARLLLTNPKVVKAAHCRFLGSGADVITTATYQASIEGFVQHLGQTPDQAEQLLRSGVLLAKEAVSDITSNHFPSGRKQPLVAGSVGSYGAFLHDGSEYTGAYEDGMTVEELKAWHRPQVCALVAAGADLIAMETIPSFKEAEALVDLLREFPNTQAWLSFSCKDAQHISNGKSFIEAVQMACRSKQLVAVGANCCPPGLLTPLLSSIKSLRNPAISWIVYPNSGEGWDHNTGWIGSKETQSLAQQACEWSALGASWIGGCCRVAPADIAELRGQLLGPSQ; from the exons ATGACAGAAAAATCACACGAGAAAGTAGTCATTTTGGATGGAGGTTTGTCAACAGAGCTGGAGGCAGCTGGAATGAAGATACAG GGAGATCCACTGTGGAGTGCAAGACTATTGCTTACAAACCCCAAAGTTGTCAAGGCCGCACATTGCAG ATTTCTTGGGAGTGGTGCGGATGTAATTACAACCGCTACTTATCAAGCCAGCATAGAGGGGTTTGTGCAACATCTAGGCCAGACACCTGACCAGGCTGAGCAGCTGCTGAGGTCAGGTGTGCTGCTGGCAAAGGAAGCAGTCAGTGACATCACGTCTAATCATTTTCCATCAG GTCGTAAGCAGCCTTTGGTGGCTGGCTCTGTGGGCTCCTATGGAGCGTTTCTTCATGATGGGTCTGAGTACACTGGAGCATATGAAGATGGAATGACTGTTGAG GAGCTGAAAGCCTGGCACCGACCTCAGGTGTGTGCCTTGGTTGCAGCTGGTGCCGATCTAATTGCCATGGAAACCATACCAAGTTTTAAGGAGGCAGAGGCTTTAGTGGATCTGCTGAGAGAGTTTCCAAACACTCAAGCCTGGCTGTCCTTCTCCTGCAAG GATGCACAACATATTTCCAATGGTAAGAGCTTTATTGAAGCTGTGCAGATGGCCTGCAGATCAAAACAGTTGGTGGCTGTGGGGGCAAACTGTTGTCCACCTGGACTTCTCACACCTCTCCTGAGCTCCATTAAGTCACTGAGGAATCCAGCCATCAGCTGGATTGTATACCCCAACAGTGGAGAGGGCTGGGATCACAACACCGG GTGGATAGGCTCCAAGGAGACACAGTCGCTTGCACAGCAGGCATGTGAATGGTCAGCTCTGGGAGCCTCCTGGATCG GGGGATGTTGCCGTGTGGCTCCCGCTGATATCGCAGAGCTTAGAGGACAGCTGCTCGGCCCATCACAATAA